gAGTTTAAGtgtaattataattttatttttcttattttataattttcttttaaaggTTTTCTCATTTGTGAATattgttttgaatatattgtaaTGTTGATGTTTTAGGTTTAACTGGGGCTAATAAGAATACACCTGATAGGATTGAATGTCTTCGGTACATGCAATTAAACTTATAATTCATTGTAGTATGGTAATTTGGTAACATCACCTACAGCCGagtaattaaaattagtCAACTTGAAATCTTTAACTTTTGAAACATCAACAGTTGCGCTCTGTAAGGATGCTTGCAATTCAGTGAATGATTTAGCAGAAGAGATATTGATAccttttttcaattcagaAATGATTTTCTTGATATCGGAGCCGACCTTTATAGTGTCATGACCTTTGACGTACAAAGAGAATAAAGCCACATCGGAGTAAGCATCCAACTTAATAGTGGTGATCAAATCTGATAATCCAGAGACATCTGTGgataaataattctttaatacTTGGAATGTTGGTAATTCGTCTAATTTCAATGGGATAGCAATAGCTGCAACAGATTCACCGACGTGTCTTAACCTCGAGGTTTGACCAGTATGGATGGATTGGTTTTCTGCCTTTAATTGGGAACCAGCTGGCAAAGAATTTATGACAGATTCAGTGACGAATTTTTTCAAgtcattttcttcaattccTTCAGCTTcgatgataatattttccttAGTGTAAACTTTATTAGCGAAGTCTTTTAACTCATCCAAAGAAATCTTTTCCACACCATCGAAATAGACTGGGTTACCTAAACCTGATCTGAAAGTCAAATTGTATAGCGAATCTTCGGCTTTATTGATTGGgtgaatattatttagaGTTAAATCATGATGAGCAGCAGGTAATACTGTTTCGACTAGTTCATGTGGTTTGAAAGATGTCTTGTAAAGAACGTTACCGATTGCTTCGAGATAATAAGGCAAATCTGCCTTCAAAAAAGCTGCCTTCAAAGTGATAAATTCCCTGTCGACAGTGGATTCAAATCTACCACCTAAAAGTTCAGATTCCCTTACTAATCTCAAAGCAGATTTATTGTTAGTGTTTTGAAAGTTGAACCTCGAAAGTAAATGAGAAACACCATCTTTTGAAGCAAAACGAGATCCAGCCCTCACTTTAACTGATAGAAGGGATAATTCTTCGTTATTAACGTTTGGTTTGGCGACTATTGACAGTCTTCTAATCGATTGTTTTGAAAACTGTAGTTTATGAGCGTGGGATAGCATGGAGAGGCAATGTATGGATACTTATATCTGTGGTTGCCTAAAACAGAGGAAGTATTATATACACATGCACGCCAACATATGAATATATGATCACAACTCAATTGCAACTTATAACAACTcttatatatgtgtgtgtgcaTACATTATAAGAGACAGTTAGGCTAGTAGCTAAGGTAATATTTATTGACACTATTGAAATTTCAGCAATAGGGCCAACATGATTGGGAGCGAGCCTGGCCGTCCAGCGGGCCACCCCATCGCTAGGGAGGTCAGAGAAAAGCACCCTGTCTAGCGAAGCAGCACCGCAGCCTGGGCATTGGCAGGGCCCGGCAGATCTCTCTGTCTAAGTCGTAGACAGAAAGAACCAGAGTCCCCTTTTCCCTCACGCTTGCTCGCGGGGGCCCGCCATCTTTCTCGTCCGGTAACTGCGTCCCGTGCGCGGTTCGCACGGGATGGTTGTTAAAGTGGCATCTCATTGGCTCGTCCAGGATGATGTGGTTAGGGTTGAACAGGATTTCTGTCAGGTCTCTGATGGGGTTTAGGGTGTAGGGTTGTGGGATTACCCGGTCTGTTGCTTATTTCCGTTTTCCGTTTCGGGAATGTTGgaagatatttattttggATCACGTGACCTGTGATGAAAATTTGTTTGGAAAGCAAGCATCGCAAGAATCAGGACATGAAgtgatgagatgagatgagatgaaaCGGTGAATGATCAACTACAGCATATTtgtaagtatatatatatggcCACATAACTACTTCTAGGTTTGTGCTGAGTCGCAGGTTTACAACCTTTCTCAGAAGGAATGCCATCTGTGAACTTATACAAGCAATTATGTCTACCGCCAGTGTAGTTGACGCAACTGGAGCTGCCGCTCCAGTTGCTGGAGAAGAAACTGATTTGAAAGTCACTTTTACCGATGAAGTTAACGATTTAACGGGGGTTGCGTCTTTGGAGCAGAGGTCATTGAACTCAAAGTCCTTTCTTTACTCTGAGGTCACTAAATCACATTTGGGAGAGAATGCAGAGTTGGTTATAAGAGTTTTGGTTTCGAAAGGGAGGTTGACGATTCATGAAATACACAGGTATATCAGCGGTGTACTTGAAAATGGAATGAACAAGTTTGCAGGTATTAACAAAGGAAAGATCAAGAAGATTCTGATCTCATTGGTGCAATTGAGATGTGTTAGCTTCTTCGTTGAaaattctttgaataaGAAGGCTAGCACGTACTATTCCGTCAATTACGACGGTCTGGACATTTTACTTTACAATGGGTTGATCCTTGAAGAGGTTTCAAACAGATTTAACTCGGATTTGGCAACAAGAGTTGTCCAAAACATATTATCCGTGGGTTCGTTGACCATCGAGGAGTATTTACACAGTGGAGATTTTAAATCGGAAGGTATTGAATTCAACGTCAAGCAAGCTTTCTTACAACTGTTCGAACAGGGGTTTTTGGTTCCAATGTCTATGGTATTGCATACACCAATTAATGATCTTTggaataaaatatatgcTGAggaatataaaaaaatccCAAGAACATCAACTTTATCAGagttaaagaaaaaaactGAGGCCAAGGAAAAAGCAAAAGTGAAATTTTTGTTCtattttgatgatttaaataacatCTCAAAAAACACAATGATAGACCCTCAAACCtcaatgaaaattttaaagcaAAATATACCACTAACGattaattttgatagatttttgaaaactAGAAGAACTAAACAATTGGTTCATTTTGCTAGATCAAGAGTAGGCGACATCCCtgcatttatttataaattagCGTTACAGTCAACTGAAAGGAACTCTTTACCTGTAACAAATCCATTCGTGAAAACGGGTTTATTGCAAGATTTAGATGATGCGAATATTATTAGAGAAGAGGATAGAGTTAATgaagaatcaaaaaaagTTACTTTTACTGCAGCTGACATAACAAGATGCTTGCCACATGGCTTAGATTTGAAAGGATCTTTAACATCGAAAGTAAAATCGAACAAACGTATGAACAATGAATCAGAAAATAACGTAccaaagaaattaaagacCGAAGATGGATTTGTCATTCCATCCACTCCATCTGTATTATCTCTTTcagaaaaatcaaatgaaTCTATTGATACTCATACTCAAGGTGAAGAAAGTACAATATTGGATGATGTAGATATTGATGTTAACTTTGACGAACAGGCTGATCCTATTACTTTGGTCAATGGccatttgaaattattatcacAATCAAATATTCCATTTTTAAGAGAGGCAAAACCAGGTGTTTTTTTCGTACCATTTACAGAACTTCTCCCTGTGTTGCGTTCTAGTAcatatgataatattattacatcTACTTTGGGTCCATCTTCAACTCGTGTTCGTCGTTGTGTAATTGCTAATAGATTAACGTCTGAGAAAGTTATTAATTCAACAGCATTGATGAAAGAGAAAGATATCAGATCAACTATTGCATCtgtattgaaatataacGTCTTAGAGATTCAAGAAGTTCCAAGGACAGCAGATAGAGGTGCGTCAAGAGCTGTTTTCTTATTTAGATCAAAGGAAAGACATTCTTACGATTTCATGAGAGAGAATATTTCATGGAATATGGCCAATTTGATGTATAAAGAGGATAAATTGAAAGCTGATAATATTACATTGTTAACAAAGGCTAATAGAGATGATGTTAAGGGGAAAGAAGgagaattattattacctAGTGAAATGAgtcaattaaaaatggttAATGAACGTGAGCTAAATATCAAAACAAGAATTTGTAGATTATTATCACTGTGGGAAGTatacaaattttaaattatgcagagataatatattatgaaAGTTCATATATTAAGTCTTGTAttatttatgtatataaatatatatttatgttaATAGACTAACagcattattatttaaaaacattcatttaatgatttcagAGACTTCGCACTCCAAGGAGTCAAGAACAAAGATCTTTGAATATTCCTTAAATTTGACATTTCAGAGTACTTCTCACTTAATTGTTCTGCAGTTAACTTATTTTGTCCTTCGGAAGCTACTCTCAAAGATATCTTTTCAGACAAATTCTTCCATGAACGATCATTATTTGGAAAGAAAAATGCTGTTTGTTGAAATAATGGTAACTCGCTGGATGAGGAAGTTCGTTCCAACTTCTTGactaaatttaatattaaaaattgaagagaTAAATGTGTATCCTTTATTTTCTCTGAcaatgatatattttgtaaatctTGTAATATTGTTTCCAATATATCAACATGATTTTCTAGTAAGGAAATAGCAGCGATAGTTAAGGTGACAAGTAATTCATTACCATTGATGGCTATGTATTCCGTCAATTCATCCAAAGCAATCATTTTGGATTCCTCGGATCCTATGTCATATAATACCTTAGATACTAGTATCACCAAGTATTTAGAATCCTCAGACAATTTTGTTAATATCTGGAAATGTTCTAAAGTCTTATCATAATCATCAAGGAAATAATAGGCTAAACCtaaacaaatattattagatatttgACATGAGAGTGCCAGACTGCTGTCATACTCTTGAATAATTCCTTGCGATAAATTAGCATTGTCTATCGAAGTTTCGTAATTGCCTAATCCAAGTTGAATTCTAGAAATCTGTGACTTAATTATGGCAAAATTATACAGTTCTTTTTCATCTTGagttttttcaaatcttttttctaatatttcAGATAATCTACTGGCCAGTTTATCGGCATATAGATATTGGTGCAATCTTTCTAAAACTAAAAGCGAACTTTGTAATGCATACGCATCGTTTGGtgattttttcaaatactGTTCTAATGCATACGCTGCAGTTGATAGTTCTTCTAAAGAATCAAGATTATTTTCAGTTTTTGAATACCCAATTTGGTTTTGCAGCGTGTTCTTAGCATATAATAATTGAGCAACCTTCGATCTACCATTTGCTAAAATATATGCATGAGAGAACATATTAATACTTTCTTGCGTGTTTCCCTCTTTTTCTAGTAATAATGCCATACCTAACCAAGGTGATGACTCCTGTGGTGCAATACTTTGCGTTCTAGCGAGCACTTGACGGGCAAAATCGAGATCCTTAGCCTTCAAAGCCAATAAGGATAAATTAAACCAAACCTCAGTATCTTTTGGTGATAAGGCAATAGATTTTATAAAGCAATGTTGGGATACTCTCCAATTTATGTCCATGGTACTGATACCTAAAGCAATCCATGATTTAGTTGAATTTGATTGATATTCTATTGCTTtcttaaaagaaaatatggCAGCGTCCCTACTTTCAGGTAACCTTAACATTAGTAAGGATACAAGTTCAGATACACCAATATTATGCCATAGAGATGATTTGACAGTTGCAGAAGTTTCTGAGTTTGTGCCACTTGTAAAAGCACACTTTGATGATAGAACTAAAAATTTGCAGGCTATTGTGATATTGTCATCGTCTGTTGATGAAAGGATACTTTCAAGGTTAATTTTGTCAATAGCATCTAGCTCTTCTATTTGCAAATTTTTGACagtttcaaatattgaaactaACGTCTCAATAGGAAGCTCCTCGATCTTAGATTGTACAGATATAAATAACTGAAGAGAGCTAAAAAGTGAAATCCAAGCAATTTGTGGGTGAGTTTGTAAATCAACAAACAGGTgataaattgaatcaatGGCCTCTACTGAAACTTTTATCgattttgttaaaaaaCCTCTGTTATATAAATCAGTAGCGTAATTGGTTAAAGTTGAAGCATAAGTTGCATGGAAAACCTCTTGATCAAGTGAAGACAAAGTTAGTTCCTTTAGTAAAAGAATACTGTCCTCGTACTCTCCTATGTTTGATAGGGACTCGGCTAAAAAGAGCTTAGCATACAAATGATTTGAATCTAGTTCAATTGCCTTTTCAAAAACCTTAATAGAAGCCTCAATCCTACCACATCCTACGTAGGCTTGTCCTAATCCCACCCACGattcaatatcttctttatcaatACGTAAAGCTGATTGAAACCATTCAATTGATTCTGCTTCTTGTTGCCTTTCCAGATGGGAAATACCGACTACCCTGTAAGGCCAAGATAAGGACTTGAGATACTTTTTAGCACCATCAGATTGTACTAGAGCTTCTGCAATGGCATGAGCAGCAGACCAATTTTCTGCGTTTGTATATTTCcttataatatattctgCTGCAATTATATCACCGGAATTTAATTCGAATGCTTTATAGTAGCATCCAAACGCTCTCTGTTCatcattataatattctGTATAAATATGCCCAAGTgtagaaaatgataatgaaaaggTTTCCAGAAGCTTCAAAGATTTAATTAGTAGTTGATAGGCCAAATTGACTAGAGATAAGTCTTTTGAAGTGTTCTCGATCTCTTTTGCCTCCTGTATAGATAGATAGGTTTTTGCTAGTCTCCAAAGAGTCATTGTATGTAATTCAATCGATAAAATATCAGTGcctttcatattttttaaagcaGTGTTCAAGATATCAATAGCTTCATCATATTGGTGTAAGTTTGTGTATGTCCATCCTAAAGCACTTACAATCTCCATATTTTCTGAGAATTCTTTTCTAACATCAAGCAACAGATTGTTTGCTTCTTTCCAATTCTCCATTTCTATGAATATTAAACCTTTACCTAACTTTGCGCTTGCATTATGTGGTTCGACTGTCAAAATCTTTTCATATAAAGCTAATGCTGTTTTGTagtttcttttaaaatcaaaatatgtATAAACTGTGGCTAAATTTAAAGTAAAGGCTAACTTTGAATTTGGAAGTGTTGCACCTAGAGATTTGATGGAATTAGCAACTAATGAAGTACCTGTTTTTATGTATGGTAATGCAGCCTCGTACTCTCTGGaaagtatataatattgtgAAACAATTCTGTGAGCCAAAGCAGAAGTTTGAGCCTTTGGTATATATTCGATAAGAGAGGTCAATATATCTGATTCAAGTAAAATTGGGGAATCCTCATCTTGTTCAAGCATTTCCTTCAgttcttcaatatcttcttcattagTAAGTTCTTCACGATTAAAATCATTGTCTGCAAGTTCTTTATCGTTTGATCTGGATTCATTAACCTTTTTATCATTACTATCGGTTATATTGAACGAGGTTGTGTCATATTTcgaaaaaaatgaaaataaccAGGAATACAGTATGACTGCCAATGGTTCATTAGGAAACTTTTTGAAGAAACGTAACACTAATTTTGAATCTAAGGAATTCAAATCTTGGTAATCTTGccattcaaaatataacttCCATGCTCTAACAGAAGAGGTGTCAACTAAAACCAAATCTTCTACCATTGTTTTAATTATCCCATATAACGTGTGTTTGGTATCAGCAGGCATAGAGTGTAGAACTGTAATTCTATGATCTAGCCATTTTATCTCAAGTTCGtttctttcttcatcattatcaGTAATATTAACCAATTGATTGAAATACTCATCACATTTAGAATTCTTATACACTTCCCATGCTAACTGATTGATTTTAATCTGATAGTCTGGATCATTTGCGCTCAACTTTAATCTCTCCCTACTGacaatttttgaaacttcACTTTGTTCTGTAGTTAAAGTCAGTGACAATAACTCTTTTAAACAATCTTGTGGTTTAATCAAATGTCTACCAATCTTCTCAGCAAGTGGTACACCCGGTCTCATAGTTTGCAAAAacatatattcaatatctGGAACTGCCTTCCTAAGCATACGTATATTATGAATTAACTCGACTAGTGattgttgttgttcttgTAATAGATCAGAATATTGATCACATAAAGTAAAATACATTTCCAATGGTATTATATGTGGGAAGATCATGGTTTGTCTCTCCTCAAAAAGCTTGAATAACCCTTTCCATGCTAGTAAATTTGAAGGAATAGAATCAATAGCTTCCCTATAAGCAGAAATTGCATTTTCTATGTTCTTAGAAATATCACCGGAATCTAAACAAGAATATGACTTCCCTAAGAATACATAGGCAAAGTAATTGTGCTTATCCAATTTCAAAGTTTGTTTACAGATATCAATAGCCTCCTCGTAATCACCTCTAGCTACCTCTGATTTTGCCTCTTTCAAAAGCTGCTTCAGCTTCGTAGCATTCAAATTCTCTGATTTATTATCCATTCTATGTTTAATTCGTCAAAGAACGATTTCAATTgttaaaacaaatattgataagAACACAATGATGCGCAATAATGATGTGCCGACTCTCTAATGGCTCAAAAGTAAATTTATAACCACTATTTTTTATATgaaatgatatttattcTTTCCAGTAGTTTCTAATTCTTAAGTATCagatttcaataatttcgGCTCTAGtaataaaagtaaaaagTATAAAATAGAAACTGATAATAgtgaaaaatgatataacaTTTCCTTAAATGTTGGTTAAAGAACGTATATACACGGCTAAGTAGTATTGGTTACAATTTCTGAAGactgtaaatatatattttcattaagtTTCTTATTGTGGCAGGACCAGGCAAGTACTAGAGCTATTGCTGGGCTGAAGATCAAGAAATTGTCAATTGGAAATATTACACACCATGCATACGAACCAATCTTTGAGTGTGGACCAAATATCACCAGAGCTAATCAATAAACTGAAGAATGCgtttgaaataattgacGAGAATGGTGATGGGGCAATTACAGAGGCTGATTTAAGTAGcatatttaaaacattagGAATTGTGATGAGCTcagatgaaattaaatcaatgTTAGGAAATAATGATGAGAGTGAAGGTAAATTGAACTATCCTGAATTTTTAGCCATGATGGGTAATATCTTGAATAGGTTTAACCAAAAGAAAGAAGTGGTGAAGAAAAGTTTTGAAGTTCTAAGCAAAAACTCAAATATTGACGTTAAGAAAGGTACGATACCCAAGCAAACccttttaaattatttagaaaaaaatggatATGAAAATGCAGAGATTGAATTCAAAGAGATACTAATGAGTTTCAGCAATGACAAGAGTGTCAATAATGGTGATTTCAAGATAGTACAATTCCTTGAAACTGTATTCGATGAATAATAACTATTTACATAGCATTAGcattcatatatttattcatagACACATTTgcgaaaaaaaaaaattcaatagtGAACTGGGCAAGATTATAACTGTTTTTATTACATATATGATGTATGCCAACTATAAAATctgtttatattatatgataCAATTTGTAATTATGCATTTTACAAATGATAATTCTAGTGATCATTTGTGTTActtctattatttttgttttttcaattgaaattagAACTAATTCATTTAAGTCTGTGTTTTTTGATCTTCATCTCCATTTCTGGATTACATTACGAAGACAGAATTCGGAGACTTCTTATAAATCCACAATCAGTTCTTCAACACTCCAGTCTTCAAAAGAACCATCTGGTAAGTATCTTCTAATAACCAAAGGAATCTTCTTTTCAGAAAGTTCCTTCATAGCAATCTTTAGCGGATCAGTTTCACCTTCCAGATCAACAAACACAGGAGCATTCATTGAGATTTGTAAAGCTCTAGTACCTAATATTCTAGCTCTTTCGTACTTGGTCATGTATGGAGTCGTAGTTCTCTCTTCCTTTGGAATAGCTCTTTCCTTCAAagtttttcttctaattgtCTCGAACTGCTCCTCTACTTCTAGACCGTTTCCAGTACCACCAACAACTATCGTCTTACCATCTTCGGTCTTTGGCTCATTaccatcatcatttttgaaTCCTTCATTGAAATTCTCTTCATCTGAGAAATGCTCCACTTCGAAGTTCTCGAAATTCTCATTCCCGTCATCATTAAAACCTTCTTCGTAATCAGACattgtttatttgttttttcttttattctACTTGgaatatatgtatatgcGTATGTGTATGTGGGTGTATGTGTATGTCTTCGGTCACTTAAATGACTGTTTCAGATCTATCCTAATGATTTCAGTACCCAGGAAATTTAGCAATGCACTctaaagaaacaaaaaccAGACAATGCTCCTCTCAAGTCTTGAATCAAGACGGAAACCGAGCATCCTGGAACCAAAGTAAACATACTATAACACctcttttaaaataactTCTATCAATTAGTTCATTATCCAATTGTTATTTTGGGCTTCTCACtacaaaaaattttcaatctGTTGACCTTATAGCGGTTCCGTGCGGGTAAGGGCATCACATCCGATGACATTTCAAATTCTGATGGCACTGGCTGCTCATCGCCAAAGAAGTAAACTATTTAACTATGGTTAATTGGAAGGATTCCTTTTCTATATTGGCCAGTGAGGTGCGTCTTGGAAGGATTGCAGCAAGGGAGAGTCGATTGTGATAACTGGTTGTCATTGTTGTTGCGTTTTGGAGAACATGGGATTCGTCAGCGCAGACTCTGAGAAGTCTGATAAtgttaaaatttcattatgGAGAAGTGAATCAACTGCCAGGAGCAGTAGTAAATCTAGTGGTGTTGCATTGGTAAATGGTAGTGATACTGGTACAGACGATTTGGATGACGGCGGGTTGAGCGACGTGAGTGTCAGTAGTATAGACAGTTTTTCCAGCTCATCGAGTACCTCAAGTAGAAgaataaagaaatatttctGCGAATATGATGGTTGCAACAAATCGTTTGCGAGGCCCTCGACATTGACAGAACATCAGCAGTCCATTCATTTGGGGATTAAGAACCATAGTTGCGACGTCTGTGGGAGTAAATTTTCAAGGAAAAGTCATTTGGAGAGACATTTAATATCGCATTCAGCTGAAAAACCTTTCCATTGCTCATTTTGCGACAAAGGTCTGACTACGAGACAACAGTTAAAGAGACATGAAATTACTCATAGTAAATCTTTTCAGTGCACGTTTGAAGGTTGTGCTGAAAGTTTTTATAAACATCCTCAACTCAGAGCACACGTATTGTCTGTGCatttagaaaaattgaaatgtCAATTCTGCGGGAAGAGCTTCCAAAGACCATATAGATTAAAAAACCATTTGACAAAGCATCACAACCCAGAGGTAGAGAATCCGTACCCTTGTTCGTATAACAACTGTACAAAGAATTTCAAGACTTGGACCGCATTGCAAAGgcatttaaaaaatgatcATCCCAAGGTTAGATGTGAAGTATGTGATAAGCCATGTGTTGGTGAGAGTGGGTTAAAAATGCATATGAAAATACATGACGACAAATTGGTAATTAAAAATTGGAAATGTAACATATGTGAACACGAACTGTTGGATGAAGATTTGAAATCAGAAGAGAAATCGTTCgcaaagaaaaatgaattgttGAATCATTATAGAAAAGAACATAATGATCATATACCCGACGAACTGCTTATAGATTTTAACACCGATGAAGATCAGATTTTCAGAGAAAATGATGTATCTGTTTCAAACAGGGATTCATCTGGTATTGCGAAccataataattttgatacCGATGATAATAATGTGAGGAAGAAGAGAAAACTAACAGATTCAATGATAATTctaaatgaagaaaaattaggAAGGTGCATAAATGGTGATGATATGACATGCGAGCTTGCATTATCATCAAACAACAGTGATTTAAGAAACTATGAGACTAAGAAAGGTACCAATGCATTGAGCCTTCTAATGGATACTGTTGGTAGAAAACTAAGTTGCTATTTCCCAGGTTGTAGAAGAACATTCAAAACAAAGGAACGATTTGATAAACATATTTCAAAGCACAATATCCATCAactaaaattgaaaattgcATTGGAAAAGGAACAGGGAtctaaagaaaataaataaatatagaactaaatatataattaagTGTCAATTGTAAGAATAAGGGAGTCATTAATATGAAAGGCTCTTTTTTGAACTGccatatttattaaagaggtatatctaaatataatatgCTGTTTATTAgattaaaatatcattgtTAACCGTGCTTTCTCCTTTACAATTGAGTTAATCTCGCATTGTAGTTTGGTTTTCCATCATCGAATTCGAATCTTAAAATAGACCATACCAAATCTATCATTATACAAGCGATGGACAATGCGTAAACCAATGATATGGCATAAAAGAAGTTACTATTACCAGACCCTAAATTTACCCATATGTGATAAAATATCGGTGATAAAACTATTGCATGTAAAAACAACAATACAGATAAAATTGGATATTTCATGTAACCAAAGACAGGTTTAAAAAATGGTAAGAAACTGATGAAAAATCCAAAATCACTAACTGTTGGATAAGCTTTTGTTAAAGTAATCCACCCTAGACAAAGAATCAATGCCCAAAAACTCATTAggattaaatttatatttttacctgtattttgtttattgtAACTTGAGAATCGTATTGTAAATGGTAAGATCAATGCAAAAAcgaataaattaaatactGAATGATAAAATGGTAAAAACATTTCGAACATTTCAATGAATAAATACCACCATAGACCTAGATTTGGTATTAGTTTTTTGAAACTAAATGTTACTAAATAtgtattttcaataaaattccaatttaaatcatttataatataactTAAAACCAATAGTCCTATGATTGTTGAGAGTGTTACTATAATGAATAAACCGATATAATTTGTATTGCTAACATTGTTGGTGATTTGtttattgatattgtaAATAACTGAGCATATTGGGAAAATTAGGTAAATTGGATAAAATGATAAGTAACTTGAAATTGCTAAAGAGACACCTGCTGAAATTATGTTTAATTTGTTTGAGctattcaaattttgaagtAGAGATGACAATATGAATTTAAAacttaaaattaaaaataagtttggaaatattattgttgatTTCGATACATTTGATAGTAAACAAATTGGattaagtaaatataatacacctggtaaatatttttttgaaccTGTATCATTTGGAAACAAaatcatatttatatgaatCAATTGCAACGCAATGATAATATCAActattgaataaataattgataacaataataaattattatcaacgtaaaaaaaagataatacGTGAATTAATAAAGGTTGTTGATGTATCAATCCACCatcatataaattattcGATGTATgattcaaaatgaaaaaactTTCCAATAACGATTTGTAGGAAGTCATTGGGGAAGAAAACTCTACTAAATCATCTAATCCAAACGTTAAATTTGGATAATGACAATGTAGAGTCAGTCTTAATAAAAAACTCACAAGTAAAATACTT
The window above is part of the Tetrapisispora phaffii CBS 4417 chromosome 7, complete genome genome. Proteins encoded here:
- the GAB1 gene encoding GPI-anchor transamidase subunit GAB1 (similar to Saccharomyces cerevisiae GAB1 (YLR459W); ancestral locus Anc_7.538); translation: MIGGTALQSILLVSFLLRLTLHCHYPNLTFGLDDLVEFSSPMTSYKSLLESFFILNHTSNNLYDGGLIHQQPLLIHVLSFFYVDNNLLLLSIIYSIVDIIIALQLIHINMILFPNDTGSKKYLPGVLYLLNPICLLSNVSKSTIIFPNLFLILSFKFILSSLLQNLNSSNKLNIISAGVSLAISSYLSFYPIYLIFPICSVIYNINKQITNNVSNTNYIGLFIIVTLSTIIGLLVLSYIINDLNWNFIENTYLVTFSFKKLIPNLGLWWYLFIEMFEMFLPFYHSVFNLFVFALILPFTIRFSSYNKQNTGKNINLILMSFWALILCLGWITLTKAYPTVSDFGFFISFLPFFKPVFGYMKYPILSVLLFLHAIVLSPIFYHIWVNLGSGNSNFFYAISLVYALSIACIMIDLVWSILRFEFDDGKPNYNARLTQL
- the PZF1 gene encoding Pzf1p (similar to Saccharomyces cerevisiae PZF1 (YPR186C); ancestral locus Anc_7.543) → MGFVSADSEKSDNVKISLWRSESTARSSSKSSGVALVNGSDTGTDDLDDGGLSDVSVSSIDSFSSSSSTSSRRIKKYFCEYDGCNKSFARPSTLTEHQQSIHLGIKNHSCDVCGSKFSRKSHLERHLISHSAEKPFHCSFCDKGLTTRQQLKRHEITHSKSFQCTFEGCAESFYKHPQLRAHVLSVHLEKLKCQFCGKSFQRPYRLKNHLTKHHNPEVENPYPCSYNNCTKNFKTWTALQRHLKNDHPKVRCEVCDKPCVGESGLKMHMKIHDDKLVIKNWKCNICEHELLDEDLKSEEKSFAKKNELLNHYRKEHNDHIPDELLIDFNTDEDQIFRENDVSVSNRDSSGIANHNNFDTDDNNVRKKRKLTDSMIILNEEKLGRCINGDDMTCELALSSNNSDLRNYETKKGTNALSLLMDTVGRKLSCYFPGCRRTFKTKERFDKHISKHNIHQLKLKIALEKEQGSKENK